The sequence GTGAGATACAGAGCATCACGATCAACACCGAGGTCCTGGAAAACTCCGATGGGCAACCTACGAAGGTCTCCTCCATCGAGATCCCCCTGATCAGATCCTAGGACATCTCATTTTCGAACAGGTGCAGATCGTTCCCGGAAAAGCTCTTCGGTTCGTAGGGGAGCAGGAGCATTGAGTTGGCCTGATAAACATCATCCTTGAGCTTCTGGGCGATCTTCAGGAAGGAGCGGAAATCGGTATTGGTGACTATGAAGGTCATGCCGTCCAGTAAAATGACCGAGCTATTGCCCTTGTTCTTGGCCAAGAAGTTGCGGATGGCGGTCTGCATCTTGGCCGTCTCCGTGGGCTGCAGGTATTCATCTGGGTCCTGGTCCCCGGCATTGGGGTCGGCCTTGGTCAACCATAGCACGGAACATTCCTTGTCCACGATCTGTCGCACGTCCTTGGGGCTCATGCGGGTGATGCACAATCCTTGCCATCCCTCCCTAAGCAGGTCTCGAAAGGCCTCTAACCCTTCCCGATTGTTCTCACCCTTGAGCAGAACGGTCTTCCCCGGTCCGGCCTCTTGTCGGGTGATGGTGAGCTGCGGTTCCTCGGTAAAGCTCACTCCCAGTTCCCGTTCTATCTGCTTGCGCCGATGGACGACCTTCTTGGATATGCCATTCTTCTGGTTCTTGGCCAGGAGCTGTATCTCAGTACTGTTGTAATTCTTGCGACAGGTGAGGCTGAGCAACTCTTCCAGAGATTCCCTGAGGCCTTCCTCATAGCCTTTCAGGTACCCGTCAGCATATTCTTTGGTCAACCCATCCCTCACCTCTATATGATTGGCAGCGATAAAATAATTATCTAGTGATATCAACAAACAATTTTTATCCCGCCGACCGAATGGGGGGGCATGCGCGGTGGGATTCGCTTCCGGGGGATCAAGTCCACCCCCAAGAACCTGGAGAAGGAGTTACTGGCAACTTCAAATAAATTGGCCGATGACCCCTCGCTCATCATTCCCAAATGTATGGACGAAAGCCGTCGCTGCCCCTTCATCAAGATCGAAAAGAAGTTGCAGAAGGTGTTAAGATACAAGGACGACCCGGACCGGCTGGTCAAGTTAGCCAGCACGGGAGATCAGTTTATAAGGGCGTACGCTGCCACCATCTCATTGGCCGCCTCCGGAAAACTACCATACCTGATGAGCACGGAGCTTCCAATGGGGCAGGTCTCCTTCGCCATGCGGGGAAAGGTCGATCGGGAGAAGCTCATCGGCTTGCAGCACTTCGATGATCCGGACCTCAGGCTATTGGCATACTGGGACATCGCCCGCTCGGAGAAGGTCCACATTTACTCGACCGAAAAAGGTCTTTTCTGCTCGAACGAGGGCCCCAAGGCCCCAGCGGAGTACGTACAGGAGATGATAGGCAGCCTTCCCTATCGGTCGGTCGATGGGTCCTGCGGACACGATGACCGACCCGCGGTCCGCATTCGCTGGGTCTCCGCCGGGAAGGAGGTTCGGGTCTGCGCGGAATGCGCCTCCGACGTAAACACCGCCCACCATCTCATGGGTCGGGTAGCCGCTCCTGATCCATTCGATGACCTCCAGGTAAGCGTGGAACACACCTATATTGGAGGACGACCGGAATGTCAAGGGGAGTTCGCCACACCGAAGACCTTGATCCAAAGTTATGTTAAAGGTGACATTGACGACGCTGAGCTCATCTCCTCGCACATCACTGAAAAGGGTAAATGGATCCTTTCCAAGGGACAGGTGTACGTTCTAGGTCAGGAGTGCTTCGGCCGGGACGGGAAGGCCTTCCTGCAAGCCCTGAAAGGTAGCGACCTCGAAAGAGAGGCTCTGCAGGCGGTCATCGCCAAGGACGTCCCCCTGGTCTCTGATCAGAACCAGGCCGGCAAGGTCATTGCCGAGGTGTGGGAGGAGCAAGGGCGGGTGATGCTAAAAGCAGTCTCGGACGAGGAGATCGCTTTAAAAGTGATAGGATCGGCCGACCTAACCCCTGGTCAAATGCTGATCGAGGCTCGACGCCTTCTGCAAGAGCGCGAAACGCTGTCCGCCATGCCGAACTACGAACAATTAGGGTCACTTGGGCAGCTGGCAGACTCACTGGCCCGGGCGTTCAAGCTGGAAGGGGCGGCGGCCATGCTCAGGCTCATCGAGAGGACCGAGAAGGAACACCGCTGTCGGACGCTGTGCTATGCCTTCCTGGAGGCGACCGGCGAGGCGCATTCTCACAAATGGCAGTTCACCAACGAGGAACGAGAATACGGAAAGCACCTCAGCTCTCATGCTAGCTCCATGATAAACTCCTTCGGCGAGGATTACCACCAAGCCCTTGTAGGACTGCTGCGGGACGTCGGATCCGATGAGACCCCGGTCAAAAGACCTTGATATCCACTACCATATGGGATATGGAAGGGGCGTAGGCTTTGACCTCTCTGACCTGTAGCACATCAAAGGGGCGGCCGCAGGATCCTTTCCGCAGATTATCGATCAACCCCTGTGGGATACGATCGATGGAACAGGTATCCTGATAGTGGATGATGCCTCCTTCCTTCACCAGGTTGAACGCCTTGGGCAAGAACTTCCAAGTAACGTTCACATAGCCCATGACCACCCGGTCGGCGAAGCGCTCCCCCGGCAGGTCCCGATTGTCGCCCTGAAACACCCGCACCCTATCCTCGACACCGTTCAACCTTATGTTCCGCTCCAGGAAGCCGACGGCCACCGGATTGATCTCGCAGGCCACGACCTTCTCTGCCCCCGCCTTGACGGCCAGGGGCAAGGTGAAATAGCCTATCCCCGCGAACATGTCCACGACGGTCTCACCACGGCAGTCCAACGCCGCCATGCGCTGCTTCTCGTCGAAGTTGCCCGAAGAGAACATGACCTTGGTCGGGTCCAGGCAATATTGGATTCCGGATTCCAGGTGGGTGGTCTCCGTATCAGTGCCGTATACCAGCTCCACGTCCGGTCGTCGTTCCGTTCCGGTGATGATCCCCTTTTCCAGCAGCACAGCCTTGGCCCGTAGCACCCTGGCGTAGGCTTCGGCCACCACCATCCGGTGGGGAAGCAGATCATGGGGCAAGCGGATCACCAGAACGTGGCCCAGCCGTTCATACTTGTCCGGAAGCAGTCTCAACAGCTCCGGTGGCAGGTCCAGGAGTTCGGCGATGCGCTCCTGGGGAGGGCGATGACGGTCCTGCCTTTCCAGCTCGGCTTCGACCACCGGGTACCGGGGAAGGGGGTTCTCTCCCTTCAGAGGGAGCAGCACCATATCTCCCGTACTTCCCGGTTTCCATTCCAGGTCCAGCTGGCGCGATCGGTTCAAAAGGTCCTTGGCCTGGTCGGCCTCCAGCTTGGGGACCCGCAGGGCTTTCACCGGCTCACCGCCTCAGCAAACGGAGCAGGAGCAAAGGGGAAAATGCCAGTAGTGAAGGGGATGCCTTCAGCACCCGGGGCGCCAACGCCGTCGGATAATCGATGTCCCCCGTAGCAAGTATGCGGGTGACACTTTCCCGGTCCAGTTTACCCCCCACATTGTCTAGGTCTCGGTCGGTCATGCTGGCGAAAACCCTTCGCACCCTGTACGATCTGCGAAGCTCGTTCCCGAAGACCAACTTCCACTGTCGTTCGTAATCGGAAAGACGCTTCGCGGAGAGGTCATTGCTCTGGAAGGCCTCTTTGAGAACGTCGGCGGCCATTCTCCCCGCGGTCATACCAGTGAAAAGTCCCCCTCCGCTCAGCGGTTTGGCCATGCCGGCAGCGTCTCCGGCTATCAGTACGTTATCAGCATAAGTGTGCTTAAGATGCCCCAGGGGAATGACGCCAGAATAGGTGCGCACCCTTTCCGCATCGTTCCATTCGTTCATCTGTAATAGTTCGTTAAGAAATTTTTGCGGCGTTCCATTTTCAGGAGAGATACAGAGGCCTACCCGTGTCAGATCGCCGCAGGGAATGGCCCAGGCGAAGAACCCTGGAGCGACCTTTCGGCCTAGGAACACCTGAGCGCAATGCTGATCGTCAGCTTTCATGCGCAGGTCCACCTCGATGCCTCGTACGACCTCCTTGGCCCTTCCCAAACCTAATTGGGAGGCGGCATTGGAGCGGAAACCGTCGGCGGCCAACAGTGCCCGGCAGTCCACATTTCCATCGGATAGCGATGCGGTGATGCCGTCCGCCGACCGTTTCACTGACAGGCAGCGGTGGGAGGTAAGCACTTCCGCCCCGGCCTTGATCGCCCTCTCCGAGCACCTGCGGTCGAACTCTCCCCGGTCCACGACCACCGCCTTGACCTCCTCTCCCTGCAGGGACAATGTCCTTCCCCCAGGAAAATGCAGGCAGGCACCGTTGATGTGGTTGATGATGGTGTCATTGGCCGAGGCCAGCTCTACAACGCGAGGTGTGACCAGTCCGGCGCACTGCACCGGTTCACCTACACGGGGGTGCTCTTCCAGCACCTTCACGTCCAGAGACTGGGCCAAGGAGGTGGCGGCAATGCAGCCGACCGGTCCCCCTCCTATCACCAGTACGTCGCAACGCATTGCCATTTGAAGAGGAGCGGCCTATATCAATCTTTTCGAATTGGT comes from Methanomassiliicoccales archaeon and encodes:
- a CDS encoding DUF835 domain-containing protein, which encodes MTKEYADGYLKGYEEGLRESLEELLSLTCRKNYNSTEIQLLAKNQKNGISKKVVHRRKQIERELGVSFTEEPQLTITRQEAGPGKTVLLKGENNREGLEAFRDLLREGWQGLCITRMSPKDVRQIVDKECSVLWLTKADPNAGDQDPDEYLQPTETAKMQTAIRNFLAKNKGNSSVILLDGMTFIVTNTDFRSFLKIAQKLKDDVYQANSMLLLPYEPKSFSGNDLHLFENEMS
- a CDS encoding class I SAM-dependent methyltransferase family protein is translated as MKALRVPKLEADQAKDLLNRSRQLDLEWKPGSTGDMVLLPLKGENPLPRYPVVEAELERQDRHRPPQERIAELLDLPPELLRLLPDKYERLGHVLVIRLPHDLLPHRMVVAEAYARVLRAKAVLLEKGIITGTERRPDVELVYGTDTETTHLESGIQYCLDPTKVMFSSGNFDEKQRMAALDCRGETVVDMFAGIGYFTLPLAVKAGAEKVVACEINPVAVGFLERNIRLNGVEDRVRVFQGDNRDLPGERFADRVVMGYVNVTWKFLPKAFNLVKEGGIIHYQDTCSIDRIPQGLIDNLRKGSCGRPFDVLQVREVKAYAPSISHMVVDIKVF
- a CDS encoding NAD(P)/FAD-dependent oxidoreductase — its product is MRCDVLVIGGGPVGCIAATSLAQSLDVKVLEEHPRVGEPVQCAGLVTPRVVELASANDTIINHINGACLHFPGGRTLSLQGEEVKAVVVDRGEFDRRCSERAIKAGAEVLTSHRCLSVKRSADGITASLSDGNVDCRALLAADGFRSNAASQLGLGRAKEVVRGIEVDLRMKADDQHCAQVFLGRKVAPGFFAWAIPCGDLTRVGLCISPENGTPQKFLNELLQMNEWNDAERVRTYSGVIPLGHLKHTYADNVLIAGDAAGMAKPLSGGGLFTGMTAGRMAADVLKEAFQSNDLSAKRLSDYERQWKLVFGNELRRSYRVRRVFASMTDRDLDNVGGKLDRESVTRILATGDIDYPTALAPRVLKASPSLLAFSPLLLLRLLRR